Proteins from a single region of Paraglaciecola sp. T6c:
- the rluA gene encoding bifunctional tRNA pseudouridine(32) synthase/23S rRNA pseudouridine(746) synthase RluA, which produces MAIVNYAPPTRPYLQIVFKDEYVLVLNKPSGLLTVPGKALEHKDSLELRVQRVYPTARIVHRLDMATSGLLVMALDKDTHRQLSKQFELRQTRKTYIARVFGQVNGERGSVDLPLMCDWPNRPKQMVCQQRGKPSLTHWRILERNDHTTRMELTPVTGRSHQLRVHMLSLGHPILGDRLYAHFDALAMANRLQLHAQTLGFTHPATNASVDFHAPVPF; this is translated from the coding sequence ATGGCCATAGTCAATTATGCGCCGCCCACGCGGCCATATTTACAGATTGTGTTTAAGGATGAATATGTGTTGGTACTCAATAAACCAAGTGGCTTATTGACCGTACCAGGCAAGGCCCTAGAGCATAAAGACAGCTTAGAATTGCGGGTGCAGCGGGTTTATCCTACTGCCCGTATTGTGCATCGTTTAGACATGGCCACATCAGGTTTATTAGTCATGGCCCTTGATAAAGACACTCACCGTCAACTATCAAAGCAGTTTGAACTGCGTCAAACACGTAAAACCTATATCGCCAGAGTATTTGGTCAAGTCAATGGCGAACGGGGTAGTGTCGATTTGCCGCTAATGTGTGATTGGCCGAACAGGCCTAAACAAATGGTCTGTCAGCAAAGAGGCAAACCGTCATTAACTCATTGGCGCATTTTAGAGCGAAATGACCACACGACGCGAATGGAATTAACGCCAGTAACAGGGCGCTCCCATCAACTAAGAGTACACATGTTGAGCTTAGGGCATCCTATTTTAGGGGATCGTCTGTATGCTCACTTTGACGCGTTGGCCATGGCTAACAGACTACAATTGCACGCTCAAACCTTGGGTTTTACCCACCCTGCGACGAACGCGTCAGTGGATTTTCACGCCCCAGTTCCTTTTTAA
- a CDS encoding CPBP family intramembrane glutamic endopeptidase, with translation MQLLRWSELTVLFLCTPLLILFLVSDYDTWLMPLLILMGGYCLLLLWKDVNFKRFRLWHTDDFWRHLGATLKVFIPAAIVLACVVYYFAPHILFKLPREDMQFWLITLAIYPIVSVIPQELIFRTFFFHRYKRIIPSKNTRWALSTASFSLAHVVYGNWIAVGLSCIGGALFGYRYMQSRSTLVVVIEHSLWGSYLFTLGVGVFLLTQNI, from the coding sequence ATGCAATTGTTACGTTGGTCTGAGCTGACCGTCTTGTTTTTATGTACCCCACTGTTAATTCTGTTTCTTGTCTCTGACTACGATACTTGGTTAATGCCATTACTCATTTTAATGGGCGGTTATTGCTTACTTTTACTGTGGAAAGACGTTAATTTTAAGCGTTTCCGCTTGTGGCACACCGATGATTTTTGGCGACATCTAGGGGCTACGTTAAAGGTATTCATACCTGCAGCCATCGTTTTGGCGTGTGTTGTTTATTATTTTGCGCCGCACATTTTGTTCAAGTTACCCAGAGAAGACATGCAGTTTTGGCTTATTACGTTAGCGATTTACCCTATCGTTTCAGTGATCCCTCAAGAGCTCATTTTTAGAACCTTCTTTTTTCATCGATACAAACGGATCATTCCGTCAAAAAATACCCGATGGGCGCTCAGTACCGCGAGCTTTTCACTGGCTCACGTCGTGTACGGGAACTGGATTGCAGTGGGCCTGTCTTGTATTGGCGGAGCATTATTCGGTTATCGCTATATGCAGTCCCGGTCTACTTTGGTGGTCGTGATAGAACATTCTCTTTGGGGATCTTATTTGTTTACGCTGGGCGTTGGCGTCTTTTTGCTTACCCAAAACATCTAA
- a CDS encoding outer membrane protein transport protein, which translates to MNVNKILLAVGLSTLSLNTMAAAFQLSEHSASGLGRAFAGDAAIAENASVVARNPALMSQFSENQLSVVGTYIVPDVSLTGESAPAYSSADALNDDSIAPEAFVPATYYVMPLDDKFALGFGLFSNFGLATDFAEDYAAGQLAGKTEILTVNFNTSLSYKINEQLTVAGGLNVVYADATITRHLGDLSNALSAQGLVIPSSTTGLDLEGDDYGFGYNLGVAYDFDENSRFGFHYRSKVDITFDGTYSNDLPLIPGVFDNGQSGAVQPGSVDLELPAIAEFSGSHQLDDKWGVHYSVLWTNWSSFERLEAYVPSQDEPVFEKEENFSNSFRYAIGADYQLNAKVMLRAGIAYDETPTDSQLLSISIPDTNRLWISAGANYLLDDNSSIDLGVSIIRGQDRTFTEEDDAGGEWEFNSEGHAFIVSAQYNYAF; encoded by the coding sequence ATGAACGTAAATAAAATTCTTTTGGCGGTGGGTTTAAGCACCTTATCTTTAAATACCATGGCGGCGGCTTTTCAATTGTCTGAGCACAGCGCATCAGGACTTGGGCGCGCTTTCGCGGGTGACGCAGCGATCGCCGAAAATGCTTCAGTTGTGGCGCGCAATCCCGCTTTAATGTCGCAATTTAGCGAAAACCAGTTATCGGTAGTGGGTACTTATATTGTTCCGGATGTGAGCTTGACGGGCGAGAGTGCGCCAGCTTATTCCAGCGCTGATGCATTGAATGACGACAGCATTGCTCCCGAGGCATTTGTACCTGCAACTTATTACGTCATGCCGCTTGATGACAAGTTTGCATTAGGCTTTGGTTTGTTCTCAAACTTTGGTTTAGCAACTGACTTCGCCGAAGATTACGCCGCAGGCCAGTTGGCGGGCAAGACCGAAATCCTAACGGTTAATTTTAATACAAGCTTGTCATATAAGATAAACGAACAGTTGACTGTTGCTGGTGGGCTGAATGTTGTGTACGCCGATGCCACTATTACTCGTCATTTAGGCGATTTAAGTAATGCTCTATCTGCCCAAGGATTAGTTATTCCGTCGAGCACGACGGGACTTGATTTGGAAGGCGATGACTACGGTTTTGGCTATAACCTAGGCGTAGCTTACGATTTTGATGAAAATTCGCGCTTTGGTTTTCATTATCGCAGTAAGGTCGACATTACCTTTGACGGGACTTATAGCAACGACTTACCACTTATTCCTGGGGTGTTTGACAATGGCCAATCAGGTGCTGTTCAACCTGGCAGCGTGGATTTAGAACTGCCAGCAATCGCGGAGTTTTCAGGTAGTCACCAGTTAGATGATAAATGGGGTGTGCACTACAGCGTGTTGTGGACAAACTGGAGCAGCTTCGAGCGTTTAGAGGCGTATGTCCCTAGCCAGGATGAGCCAGTTTTTGAAAAGGAAGAGAACTTTTCAAATAGTTTCCGTTACGCCATTGGTGCAGATTACCAGTTGAACGCAAAAGTGATGTTACGAGCTGGTATTGCTTACGATGAAACCCCAACTGACTCTCAGTTGTTGTCGATCTCTATTCCTGACACCAATCGTCTATGGATAAGTGCGGGCGCAAACTATTTACTTGATGACAACTCATCTATTGATTTGGGGGTGAGTATCATTCGCGGCCAGGACCGGACCTTCACTGAAGAAGATGATGCTGGTGGTGAATGGGAATTCAATAGTGAAGGGCATGCGTTTATCGTGTCTGCCCAGTATAACTATGCATTCTAA
- the lgt gene encoding prolipoprotein diacylglyceryl transferase: protein MVSSYFTFPQIDPIIFSIGPLSLRWYGLMYLVGFAAAFWLAGVRLSRTNWTKEQLSDLLFWGFLGVILGGRIGYVLFYQFELFLSDPLYLFKIWTGGMSFHGGLLGVIAALWWFSRKAKCTFLQVGDFIAPLVPIGLGAGRIGNFINAELWGRTTDVSWGVIFPGAGPLPRHPSQLYEFALEGVVLFLILWLYSRKPRPIGAVSGLFLLGYGSFRFFVEFFREPDQHIGLYEGAFSLGISQGQILSAPMIIGGIALMVWAVRRNKMAETGVPKSSKAAKA from the coding sequence ATGGTAAGTAGTTATTTTACATTTCCACAAATAGACCCAATCATCTTTAGCATTGGGCCCTTGAGCTTGCGCTGGTACGGCTTAATGTATTTGGTGGGATTTGCCGCTGCGTTTTGGTTGGCTGGCGTGCGTTTATCACGTACTAATTGGACGAAAGAGCAACTAAGCGATTTATTATTCTGGGGCTTTTTAGGCGTTATTTTAGGAGGGCGAATTGGCTACGTACTCTTTTATCAATTCGAGTTATTCCTCTCTGATCCCTTATATTTATTTAAAATTTGGACTGGGGGCATGTCTTTCCATGGCGGCTTGTTGGGTGTTATTGCTGCACTTTGGTGGTTCTCGCGCAAAGCAAAATGTACTTTTTTACAAGTGGGTGATTTTATCGCGCCCTTAGTGCCCATTGGTTTAGGGGCTGGGCGTATCGGTAACTTCATAAATGCCGAGCTATGGGGGCGTACTACGGATGTGTCCTGGGGCGTTATTTTCCCTGGAGCCGGGCCCTTACCTCGCCACCCTTCACAATTGTACGAATTCGCTCTTGAAGGCGTCGTTTTGTTCTTAATACTATGGCTTTATTCCCGCAAGCCTCGGCCTATTGGCGCGGTAAGTGGTTTATTCTTATTAGGGTACGGCAGCTTTCGGTTTTTTGTGGAGTTCTTCCGAGAGCCGGACCAGCACATAGGTTTGTACGAAGGGGCATTCTCTCTGGGAATTTCACAGGGGCAAATATTATCAGCACCTATGATCATAGGTGGAATTGCGCTGATGGTGTGGGCTGTGCGCCGTAATAAAATGGCAGAGACTGGGGTACCTAAGTCATCAAAAGCCGCTAAAGCTTAA
- a CDS encoding response regulator — MTMSVLICDDSGFARRQMARAIPDGWDVDIYFAENGKEALSAIKQGQADVMFLDLNMPVMDGYQTMQVVKEQDLPTLVIVVSGDVQPEAHKKMLGLGAIAFIPKPIDNQKLGEILRQYGVYSGDMTCKGRSEKVAIVEPHSQGAELDAYREMANVAMGRAGENVAKLLGEFIQLPIPNVNLITNNELHMAMSDVKTSDSISAVSHGFIGAGINGEALVIFNDANIANMGKLLNYKHNSTEEESELEVLMDISNIIVGACINALSEQLHVTFSHNHPIILGRHCDIDQVLESNHQRWDKILAIEIAYAIKSHDIQFDLLLLFPGNAMELVYAKLVTVTQ, encoded by the coding sequence ATGACAATGTCAGTCCTTATTTGTGATGACTCCGGTTTTGCTCGCCGTCAAATGGCTCGTGCGATACCAGATGGTTGGGATGTGGACATTTACTTTGCCGAAAATGGTAAAGAAGCGCTCAGTGCCATCAAGCAAGGACAAGCTGACGTCATGTTTCTCGATTTGAACATGCCGGTAATGGATGGTTATCAGACTATGCAGGTCGTAAAAGAGCAGGATCTGCCTACTCTGGTGATCGTAGTCTCGGGAGATGTTCAACCTGAAGCCCATAAAAAAATGCTGGGCCTTGGTGCTATAGCTTTTATTCCCAAGCCTATCGATAATCAAAAGTTGGGCGAAATACTACGCCAGTACGGTGTGTATTCAGGTGACATGACCTGTAAGGGGCGTTCTGAAAAAGTTGCTATTGTTGAGCCTCATAGCCAGGGCGCAGAGCTTGACGCTTACCGTGAAATGGCAAACGTAGCTATGGGAAGAGCCGGCGAGAACGTTGCTAAGCTGCTTGGGGAGTTTATTCAACTGCCTATCCCTAATGTAAATCTAATTACTAACAACGAATTACACATGGCGATGTCTGACGTGAAAACTAGCGACAGTATATCTGCTGTTTCCCATGGCTTTATCGGCGCTGGAATTAACGGTGAAGCATTGGTGATTTTCAATGATGCCAACATCGCAAATATGGGCAAGTTGTTGAACTACAAACATAATAGCACTGAAGAAGAATCCGAATTAGAAGTGCTGATGGATATTTCCAATATTATTGTGGGCGCCTGCATCAATGCATTGTCAGAACAACTACATGTCACCTTTAGTCACAATCATCCGATAATTTTAGGGCGCCATTGTGACATTGACCAAGTGCTTGAGAGCAATCATCAGCGCTGGGATAAAATTCTCGCAATTGAAATAGCCTATGCGATTAAATCCCACGATATTCAGTTTGATTTGTTGTTGCTGTTTCCTGGCAATGCAATGGAATTGGTTTACGCAAAACTTGTTACGGTTACCCAATAG
- a CDS encoding Dps family protein, whose product MTTIDIGINETNRVKIADGLKALLADSYTLYLQTHNFHWNVTGPQFRELHLMFEEQYTELATAVDDIAERIRTLDVAAPGTYKEFAKLSSIKEVDGVPEASEMIDLLTKGHEQVVRTSREVLKLAQDAEDESTAALVSDRMRIHEKTSWMLRATRK is encoded by the coding sequence ATGACAACGATCGATATTGGTATCAATGAAACAAACAGAGTAAAAATTGCTGATGGACTAAAGGCTTTATTAGCGGATTCTTACACTCTGTATCTACAAACTCATAATTTTCACTGGAACGTCACAGGCCCTCAGTTTCGCGAGCTACATTTGATGTTCGAAGAGCAATACACAGAATTAGCAACAGCTGTCGATGATATCGCCGAGCGTATTCGTACACTGGATGTCGCAGCCCCTGGCACATATAAAGAATTTGCCAAGCTAAGTTCTATTAAAGAAGTGGATGGTGTACCTGAAGCATCAGAGATGATTGATTTACTGACTAAAGGTCATGAGCAAGTCGTGAGAACGTCTCGTGAAGTATTGAAGCTGGCTCAAGATGCTGAAGACGAATCAACAGCCGCCCTAGTGTCTGATCGCATGCGAATTCATGAGAAAACATCTTGGATGTTACGCGCGACTCGTAAGTAA
- a CDS encoding GGDEF domain-containing protein, translating to MQDMKELAEMHWKHDLLGSIEVGIVVVDREYLVMVWNLFMENHSNIAPSTIRGTSLFTHFPEIDETWLRAKVEPVFSMKSPVFVIWEQRPFLFRFGANRPITSPSKFMYQNITIFPLASLSGQVEQVCIVVYDVTDQAVSKQAVDELNSELQRLSRIDGLTGIFNRRYWEEQFSREFKRNLRKPSQSSVIMLDIDNFKKINDNYGHPAGDEVIRQLAKLIEDVTRETDICGRYGGEEFTILLPDTASQNVMVLAQRIRETVENLKIEYEQQTISFTVSLGIAQFSPVFEQHIQWLESADKALYQAKISGRNRVVIA from the coding sequence GTGCAAGATATGAAAGAGTTAGCTGAAATGCATTGGAAGCACGATTTACTTGGCTCCATTGAAGTAGGCATAGTGGTGGTTGACAGGGAATATCTGGTAATGGTGTGGAACTTGTTTATGGAGAACCACAGCAATATCGCGCCGAGTACGATCCGAGGTACATCTCTATTTACGCATTTTCCTGAAATCGACGAAACTTGGCTAAGGGCCAAGGTCGAACCTGTTTTTTCCATGAAAAGCCCGGTTTTTGTTATCTGGGAACAGCGGCCTTTTCTTTTTCGGTTTGGGGCTAATCGACCTATTACTTCACCCTCTAAGTTTATGTACCAAAACATCACCATATTTCCATTGGCCTCTTTATCGGGGCAAGTAGAACAAGTGTGTATCGTGGTGTATGACGTAACCGATCAGGCTGTAAGTAAGCAGGCAGTTGATGAACTCAACAGTGAGTTGCAGCGATTAAGCCGAATAGATGGTCTAACAGGCATTTTTAACCGCCGCTATTGGGAAGAGCAATTTAGTCGCGAATTTAAACGAAATTTGCGTAAGCCGAGTCAGTCGTCAGTCATCATGTTAGACATCGATAATTTTAAAAAAATCAATGATAACTACGGTCACCCTGCGGGCGATGAAGTGATACGCCAGCTCGCCAAGCTGATCGAGGATGTTACAAGAGAAACAGACATCTGTGGCCGTTATGGCGGTGAAGAATTTACAATTTTATTACCCGATACTGCCTCACAAAATGTCATGGTTCTTGCTCAACGTATCAGAGAGACTGTGGAAAATCTCAAAATTGAGTATGAACAGCAGACTATTTCCTTTACAGTCAGCTTAGGAATAGCGCAATTTTCCCCTGTATTTGAACAACATATACAATGGTTAGAAAGTGCTGATAAAGCCCTATATCAAGCGAAAATTAGCGGCCGTAATCGGGTGGTTATTGCTTAA
- a CDS encoding thymidylate synthase, with protein sequence MKQYLDLCQRIVDDGKWVNNERTGKKCLTVINADLTYNVGNGEFPLVTTRKSFYKSAIAEMIGYIRGYDNAADFRKIGTSTWDANANQNQAWLDNPHRKGEDDCGLIYGKIGRNFPKPDGGSIDLLAKIIYDLKNGIDDRGEIFTFYHPGAFHMGCLRPCMYSHHFSLLDDTLYLNSTQRSCDVPLGLNFNMVQVYFLLAIVAQITGKKAGMAYHKIVNAHIYEDQLELMRDVQLKREPLGMPKLIINPDIKSLEDLETWVTMDDFSIEGYAHHPAIKYPFSV encoded by the coding sequence ATGAAGCAATATCTCGATCTGTGCCAACGTATAGTTGACGATGGCAAATGGGTGAATAACGAAAGAACCGGTAAAAAATGCCTTACCGTTATCAACGCAGATCTCACCTACAACGTGGGTAACGGTGAATTCCCTTTAGTGACTACGCGCAAGAGTTTTTATAAATCAGCCATTGCGGAAATGATTGGCTATATTCGTGGCTATGACAATGCCGCCGACTTCCGCAAAATAGGAACGTCAACCTGGGATGCAAATGCGAACCAGAACCAAGCTTGGTTAGACAACCCTCACCGCAAAGGCGAAGACGATTGCGGATTAATTTACGGCAAAATTGGGCGTAATTTCCCCAAGCCTGATGGTGGAAGCATCGACCTACTCGCTAAAATTATTTATGACTTAAAAAATGGCATTGATGACAGAGGCGAAATATTCACTTTTTATCATCCCGGTGCATTTCACATGGGCTGCCTTCGCCCTTGCATGTACAGTCATCACTTTTCCTTGCTTGATGACACTTTGTATTTAAACAGCACACAGCGCAGTTGTGATGTGCCCCTTGGGCTAAATTTCAATATGGTTCAGGTTTACTTCTTGCTGGCGATTGTGGCGCAGATCACCGGAAAAAAAGCGGGTATGGCGTACCACAAAATAGTCAACGCCCATATCTACGAAGACCAATTAGAGTTGATGCGTGACGTGCAGTTGAAGCGTGAACCTCTAGGTATGCCTAAATTGATCATCAACCCAGACATTAAGTCATTAGAAGACTTAGAAACGTGGGTCACTATGGATGACTTTAGCATTGAGGGTTATGCTCACCATCCAGCAATTAAATACCCGTTTTCAGTATAA
- a CDS encoding AmpG family muropeptide MFS transporter — translation MNNKTLRQALLNKRMLICICTGFSSGLPLYLLIQFVPAWLRSADIDLSTIGLINLVLFPYTWKFIWSPVMDRFVVPMLGRRRGWMFITQVALIVLMSMLSFYDPATDISHIIVIVAAIAFFSASQDIVIDAYRRELLPDDELGAGNGFYAQAYRISSFVPGSLAMILAGFYPWSVAHMSIAVFMLVGLVTTLMINETSKAGDEPQTLRSAVVEPFVEFFQRQGWQQAVLILLFIMFYKLGDSMATALETPFFLDMGFSTVEIGSIAKIAKTIGATAGTILGGVAMIKLGINRSLWVFGVFQLISILGYVMLSMVGYNHLVLAIASGFEYFGVGLGSVALIAFMAKSTNRHFTATQFALFSSIAAVPRTFVSATTGYVIEAVGYTQFFIICFVCAIPGMLMLLKIAPWNAIKSEETQP, via the coding sequence ATGAATAATAAAACGTTACGCCAGGCGTTGTTAAATAAGCGCATGCTTATTTGTATTTGCACTGGTTTTTCCTCCGGTCTTCCCCTTTATTTATTGATTCAATTTGTGCCAGCTTGGCTTCGCTCAGCTGACATTGATTTGTCTACCATTGGCTTGATTAATCTCGTCCTGTTTCCTTACACATGGAAATTTATCTGGTCCCCAGTCATGGACCGCTTCGTGGTACCTATGCTCGGCAGGCGACGAGGCTGGATGTTCATTACCCAAGTGGCGCTGATTGTGTTGATGAGTATGTTGTCTTTTTATGACCCTGCAACAGACATCAGCCATATTATAGTGATTGTCGCGGCTATCGCTTTTTTCAGCGCCAGCCAAGATATTGTTATTGATGCCTATCGCCGAGAATTACTACCGGACGATGAATTGGGAGCTGGGAACGGCTTTTATGCTCAGGCGTATCGCATCTCTTCATTTGTACCCGGTTCGTTAGCGATGATTTTAGCGGGCTTCTATCCTTGGTCAGTGGCGCATATGAGCATTGCTGTATTTATGTTGGTCGGTCTAGTGACCACGCTAATGATTAACGAAACGTCCAAAGCAGGGGACGAACCACAGACACTGCGCTCAGCGGTGGTAGAGCCTTTTGTGGAGTTCTTCCAGCGTCAAGGTTGGCAGCAAGCGGTACTTATCTTACTGTTTATCATGTTTTATAAACTAGGCGACAGTATGGCCACCGCCCTAGAAACACCATTCTTTCTAGATATGGGCTTTTCCACGGTAGAAATAGGCTCAATTGCGAAAATAGCCAAAACTATTGGAGCAACAGCGGGGACAATTCTTGGCGGGGTAGCCATGATCAAACTGGGTATTAATCGAAGCTTGTGGGTGTTTGGCGTCTTTCAATTGATATCTATTTTGGGTTACGTCATGTTATCCATGGTGGGGTATAACCATCTTGTGTTGGCGATTGCTAGTGGCTTTGAATATTTTGGCGTTGGGCTGGGCTCCGTAGCGCTTATCGCGTTTATGGCTAAATCGACTAATCGCCATTTTACTGCTACACAGTTCGCTTTGTTTTCGAGTATTGCGGCGGTGCCACGCACATTTGTAAGCGCCACGACAGGTTATGTTATCGAAGCGGTGGGTTACACCCAGTTTTTTATTATCTGTTTTGTGTGCGCTATTCCAGGAATGTTAATGCTGCTAAAAATAGCACCATGGAATGCAATTAAAAGCGAGGAAACACAACCATAA
- a CDS encoding DUF3530 family protein has product MNISFFNRSKIFLDDIFIPALHAFMHNVALGCMLLVPSMTSASTLTDVQRQLFPDKAKILQANNKSTVIIESQNTTSNLNGVAILVGETGRPPSSQQNLAMLTQYLNDLGWVTMQITPPTIGFEPDLTDEKTTAPDSQSQASTTDESQDNTANDETEAAQETPTPANSSPASPQYQLHQISNGHFLQHEQELRGLMQAAMARAQSYSGFRLIIAQGTSAAWLIKIYAEKQIPSPDALVTISPFWPQRNLNALIANYTAVTEMPLLDIYSPQDNNWSLMSATQRGIDASKNLKLDYRQRQLTNTFNTFSDSAFVSKEIYGWLHYLGW; this is encoded by the coding sequence ATGAACATCTCATTTTTTAACAGATCCAAGATATTTTTGGATGACATCTTCATACCTGCCCTTCACGCTTTCATGCACAACGTTGCGTTGGGTTGCATGCTGCTTGTACCAAGCATGACAAGTGCCAGCACCCTGACAGATGTACAACGTCAATTGTTCCCCGACAAGGCTAAAATTCTACAAGCGAATAACAAGTCTACGGTAATCATTGAGTCACAAAACACCACATCCAACTTAAATGGCGTCGCCATATTAGTTGGCGAAACAGGCCGCCCTCCTTCGAGTCAGCAAAACTTAGCCATGCTTACCCAATATCTCAATGATTTAGGTTGGGTGACTATGCAAATAACGCCGCCAACAATTGGGTTTGAGCCCGATTTGACCGATGAAAAAACGACCGCACCAGATTCTCAATCTCAAGCGTCGACGACTGACGAATCGCAAGATAATACAGCAAATGATGAAACCGAGGCCGCACAGGAAACGCCTACCCCAGCTAATAGCTCGCCTGCATCCCCTCAGTATCAGTTACACCAGATAAGCAATGGACACTTCTTGCAACATGAACAAGAGCTACGTGGATTGATGCAGGCGGCAATGGCTAGGGCTCAGAGTTACTCTGGTTTTAGACTCATTATCGCCCAAGGCACTAGCGCCGCTTGGTTGATAAAGATATATGCTGAAAAACAAATTCCCAGCCCTGATGCCCTAGTGACAATTAGTCCTTTTTGGCCCCAGCGCAACTTGAATGCGCTCATTGCGAATTACACAGCAGTGACAGAAATGCCATTACTCGATATTTATAGTCCTCAAGATAATAATTGGAGTTTAATGAGTGCAACTCAACGCGGAATTGATGCCAGCAAAAATCTAAAACTGGACTATCGACAGCGACAACTCACCAACACATTTAACACCTTTTCAGACAGCGCGTTTGTGAGTAAAGAAATATACGGCTGGTTGCATTATTTAGGCTGGTGA
- a CDS encoding RhlG family 3-oxoacyl-ACP reductase: protein MLDNLFSMQGKVCVVTGGSRGLGAFMAQGFLEAGAKRVYITARKAQACLDAAEELRQFGDCVALVGDVATSEGVMDLVKQLNDREQHIDVLVNNAGTAWGAPFGQFPEKGWDKVMDLNVKSPFFLTQALTPLLEKNASKDNTSAVINIGSIAGIVGNGLDNYSYAVSKSAIHQLTRVLAKELVDKHIRVNAIAPGRFYSKMTEFLSEDKEAFEEELQSIPMRRWGEASDIAGVALMLASKAGGFMTGQILPVDGGTTLVN from the coding sequence ATGTTAGATAATTTATTTTCAATGCAAGGCAAGGTATGCGTTGTCACCGGTGGCTCACGGGGTTTAGGGGCTTTTATGGCGCAGGGCTTTTTAGAAGCAGGTGCTAAACGGGTGTATATTACTGCGCGTAAAGCACAAGCGTGTTTAGATGCCGCCGAAGAGCTTAGACAATTTGGCGACTGTGTGGCACTCGTGGGTGATGTTGCAACCAGCGAAGGTGTGATGGATTTGGTCAAGCAGCTAAATGACCGCGAGCAGCATATTGATGTGTTGGTGAACAATGCAGGCACGGCTTGGGGGGCACCATTTGGCCAATTCCCTGAAAAGGGCTGGGACAAGGTGATGGATTTAAACGTGAAAAGCCCATTCTTTTTAACCCAAGCGTTAACGCCATTGCTTGAAAAGAATGCGAGCAAGGACAATACGTCTGCCGTGATTAATATCGGCTCTATCGCGGGGATTGTAGGCAACGGGCTTGATAATTACAGCTATGCTGTTTCTAAATCTGCAATTCATCAGCTAACCCGGGTTTTAGCCAAAGAATTAGTTGATAAACATATTCGAGTAAACGCCATCGCACCTGGTCGTTTCTATTCAAAAATGACCGAATTTCTGAGTGAAGATAAAGAAGCGTTTGAAGAAGAACTCCAGTCTATACCTATGCGTCGCTGGGGCGAAGCATCTGATATTGCTGGTGTCGCTTTGATGTTAGCAAGCAAAGCGGGTGGCTTCATGACGGGACAAATACTGCCCGTAGACGGAGGCACAACGTTAGTCAATTAA
- a CDS encoding DMT family transporter — MSLWIPFTVMAAFMQSWRNAFQKRLSADVDTLGVTLARFILAVPMAALYAFVLFSIEDSAVPQMNPKFYLAIVLAAISQIFATALMVKLFRLRNYAMGVGLAKSEAVIAAILGALLFAAPLSAMAWCGVIIGGMAVWLMSVPKGMRDISWPTLLIGLASGLCFALTTLWVREASLMTQLPFLQSAAYVLFWVLLIQTLILLLWLLIRSPQTLRALCLKPKLVFIISFCSFVGSIGWFTAMSLETVALVKTLGQIEIFFTLLISAKWFKERLQRSDKWGLGLILVGAVLVILA, encoded by the coding sequence ATGAGTTTGTGGATCCCGTTTACCGTGATGGCTGCGTTCATGCAATCATGGCGAAATGCATTTCAAAAGCGCCTCAGTGCTGACGTAGACACGTTAGGTGTCACCCTTGCTCGCTTTATTCTTGCCGTCCCCATGGCTGCCCTCTACGCATTTGTCCTTTTCTCTATTGAGGATAGCGCCGTCCCACAAATGAATCCCAAGTTCTATCTCGCCATAGTACTAGCTGCTATATCGCAAATTTTTGCTACCGCGTTAATGGTCAAACTTTTCCGCTTACGAAATTATGCAATGGGTGTGGGGTTAGCCAAGAGCGAGGCCGTCATTGCTGCCATTTTAGGTGCGCTGCTTTTTGCTGCCCCTTTGTCAGCAATGGCTTGGTGTGGCGTAATAATAGGCGGCATGGCCGTATGGTTAATGAGTGTGCCTAAAGGCATGCGGGATATCTCTTGGCCTACACTGCTTATCGGCTTAGCCAGCGGACTATGCTTTGCGTTGACCACCTTATGGGTACGAGAAGCAAGCCTAATGACGCAGCTACCGTTTTTACAAAGCGCAGCATATGTCTTATTTTGGGTTTTGCTGATACAAACCCTCATTCTATTGCTTTGGCTACTCATTCGTAGCCCACAAACTTTGCGCGCCTTGTGCCTAAAGCCTAAATTGGTTTTTATCATCAGTTTTTGTAGCTTTGTCGGCTCAATTGGCTGGTTCACCGCTATGAGTTTAGAAACCGTAGCCTTGGTTAAAACCCTAGGCCAGATTGAGATATTCTTTACCTTACTGATATCTGCGAAATGGTTTAAGGAGCGATTACAGCGTTCTGACAAGTGGGGCCTTGGGTTAATTCTAGTTGGTGCAGTGCTGGTCATACTCGCCTAA